A window of the Sphingomonas piscis genome harbors these coding sequences:
- the cysD gene encoding sulfate adenylyltransferase subunit CysD, whose amino-acid sequence MNAPSKISLTHLEQLEAESIHIMREVVAETEKPVMLYSVGKDSAVMLHLARKAFYPAPPPFPLLHVDTTWKFKAMYELRDRVARESGMELIVYQNPEAKARGINPFDHGSLHTDMWKTEGLKQALDKYGFDAAFGGARRDEEKSRAKERIFSFRSASHRWDPKNQRPELWNLYNAKKAPGESIRVFPLSNWTELDIWQYIYAEDIPIVPLYLAAKRPTVERDGMLLMVDDERFPLREGETPVERSIRFRTLGCYPLTGAVESDAATLPEIIQEMLVATTSERQGRAIDHDSSGSMERKKQEGYF is encoded by the coding sequence ATGAACGCCCCGTCCAAGATCAGCCTGACGCACCTTGAGCAGCTGGAAGCTGAAAGCATCCACATCATGCGCGAGGTGGTCGCCGAGACCGAAAAGCCGGTGATGCTCTATTCGGTCGGCAAGGACAGTGCTGTGATGCTGCACCTGGCGCGCAAGGCTTTTTACCCAGCCCCGCCGCCCTTCCCGCTCCTGCACGTCGACACGACCTGGAAGTTCAAGGCGATGTACGAGCTTCGCGACCGCGTTGCGCGTGAAAGCGGGATGGAGCTGATCGTCTATCAGAACCCGGAGGCCAAGGCGCGCGGCATCAACCCGTTCGACCATGGCAGCCTCCACACCGACATGTGGAAAACGGAGGGCCTCAAGCAGGCGCTCGACAAATACGGCTTCGACGCCGCGTTCGGCGGCGCCCGCCGTGACGAGGAGAAGAGCCGCGCAAAGGAGCGGATCTTCAGCTTCCGCTCGGCCAGCCACCGCTGGGATCCGAAGAACCAGCGGCCGGAGCTGTGGAACCTCTACAATGCCAAGAAGGCGCCGGGCGAAAGCATCCGCGTCTTTCCGCTGTCCAACTGGACCGAGCTCGACATCTGGCAATATATCTATGCCGAGGACATTCCGATCGTTCCCCTCTACCTCGCCGCCAAGCGGCCGACGGTTGAGCGCGACGGCATGCTGCTGATGGTCGATGACGAACGCTTCCCGCTGCGCGAGGGTGAGACGCCTGTGGAGCGCTCGATCCGCTTCCGGACGCTCGGCTGCTATCCCCTGACCGGCGCCGTCGAGAGCGATGCCGCGACCCTGCCGGAGATCATCCAGGAGATGCTGGTCGCCACCACCTCCGAGCGTCAGGGCCGCGCCATCGACCATGACAGCAGCGGCTCCATGGAGCGCAAGAAGCAGGAAGGCTATTTCTGA